One part of the Halobacteria archaeon AArc-dxtr1 genome encodes these proteins:
- a CDS encoding CPBP family intramembrane metalloprotease has product MEDQSTSAVETVRGRPLRAVLVAFGLTLFGILTAELFTLPAFLYEPMLIDEPGQTSLGVRTAFFVLNFVGMAAAGAIYLAYTNRGWDYVDLSVPDKRGWVYALGGTVAVIAFYVLTNIVVTLLDAPVASSGITEYIGGDEAMILILIAIAFLFNSPAEEFLFRNVIQKRLYDAFDRTTAVVVASAIFSLVHFPVYALLAESTVAVVIPLIVLFFGGLVMGYAYVVTENLVVPIIIHAVYNAFNWALLYVAMIYGFEEGEEMAGAVVDVLVVLG; this is encoded by the coding sequence ATGGAAGACCAATCGACGAGTGCAGTCGAAACCGTCCGCGGTCGTCCCCTCCGCGCGGTTCTCGTCGCGTTCGGGCTCACGCTCTTTGGGATCCTCACCGCTGAACTGTTCACGCTGCCCGCGTTCCTCTACGAGCCGATGCTTATCGACGAACCCGGCCAGACGTCACTCGGGGTTCGGACGGCGTTTTTCGTGTTGAACTTCGTCGGAATGGCCGCTGCGGGAGCGATCTATCTGGCCTATACGAACCGAGGCTGGGACTACGTCGATCTCTCGGTGCCCGATAAGCGTGGCTGGGTGTACGCACTCGGGGGCACCGTCGCCGTCATCGCCTTTTACGTCCTGACGAACATCGTAGTCACACTACTCGACGCGCCGGTTGCCAGCTCGGGCATCACGGAGTACATCGGCGGCGACGAGGCGATGATACTCATCCTGATCGCGATCGCGTTTCTCTTCAACTCGCCGGCCGAGGAGTTCCTCTTTCGAAACGTCATCCAGAAACGCCTCTACGACGCCTTCGATCGGACGACGGCCGTCGTCGTCGCGAGCGCGATCTTCTCGCTGGTTCACTTCCCCGTCTACGCCCTGCTGGCGGAGTCGACGGTCGCCGTCGTGATCCCACTCATCGTCCTCTTCTTCGGCGGGCTCGTGATGGGATACGCCTACGTCGTAACCGAGAACCTCGTCGTCCCGATCATCATCCACGCCGTCTACAACGCGTTCAACTGGGCGCTGCTGTACGTCGCGATGATCTACGGGTTCGAGGAGGGTGAAGAGATGGCGGGTGCGGTCGTCGACGTGTTGGTCGTCCTGGGGTGA
- a CDS encoding adenosylhomocysteinase — protein MTAYAPISEQLDDIEEARAEGRRKMDWAAQHMPILESVRAEFVEDQPFAGERIAMAMHVEAKTAILVETLAEGGAEVAVTGCNPLSTHDDVSAALDAHESITSYAKRGVDDEEYYDAIEAVIAHEPTVTVDDGMDLVAAIHEDYPELIDGIIGGAEETTTGVHRLRAMDEDGALEYPVFAVNDTPMKRLFDNVHGTGESSLASIAMTTNLSWAGKNVVVAGFGYCGKGVARKASGQNANVIVTEVEPRRALEAHMEGYDVMPMAEAAEVGDVFLTTTGNRDVIVREHFEKMQDGVLLANAGHFDIEIDLDALGELAVDRYEARDGVEAYEMGDGRRLNVVAEGRLVNLAAPISLGHPVEVMDQSFGVQAACVRELVESAEPRSADVSGDEPRTSDAYEAGVHDVPDELDQEIAEIKLEAEGVEFDALTDTQRDYMGSWDHGT, from the coding sequence ATGACCGCGTACGCACCGATCAGCGAGCAGTTAGACGATATAGAAGAGGCTCGAGCCGAGGGCCGCCGGAAGATGGACTGGGCCGCCCAGCACATGCCGATTCTCGAGTCCGTCCGTGCTGAGTTCGTCGAGGACCAGCCCTTCGCGGGCGAGCGCATTGCGATGGCGATGCACGTGGAAGCGAAGACGGCGATTTTAGTCGAGACCCTCGCGGAGGGCGGCGCAGAGGTGGCCGTCACCGGCTGCAACCCGCTGTCGACCCACGACGACGTCTCGGCGGCGCTCGACGCCCACGAATCGATCACGAGCTACGCCAAACGCGGCGTCGACGACGAGGAGTACTACGACGCCATCGAGGCCGTCATCGCCCACGAACCCACCGTCACGGTCGACGACGGGATGGACCTCGTCGCCGCGATTCACGAGGACTACCCCGAACTGATCGACGGCATCATCGGGGGCGCCGAGGAGACCACGACCGGCGTTCACCGCCTGCGCGCGATGGACGAGGACGGCGCGCTCGAGTATCCGGTCTTCGCCGTCAACGACACGCCGATGAAGCGCCTGTTCGACAACGTTCACGGCACCGGCGAGTCCTCGCTTGCGAGCATCGCGATGACCACGAACCTCTCGTGGGCCGGCAAGAACGTGGTCGTCGCCGGCTTTGGTTACTGTGGCAAGGGCGTCGCCCGGAAGGCCTCGGGCCAGAACGCGAACGTCATCGTCACCGAGGTCGAGCCCCGACGTGCGCTCGAGGCCCACATGGAAGGCTACGATGTCATGCCGATGGCCGAGGCAGCCGAAGTAGGCGACGTCTTCCTCACCACGACCGGGAACCGTGACGTCATCGTCCGCGAGCACTTCGAGAAGATGCAAGACGGGGTCCTGCTCGCCAACGCGGGCCACTTCGACATCGAGATTGATCTCGACGCGTTGGGCGAGCTCGCGGTCGACCGCTACGAAGCGCGAGACGGTGTCGAGGCCTACGAGATGGGAGACGGCCGCCGACTCAACGTCGTCGCGGAGGGACGGCTCGTCAACCTCGCCGCGCCCATTTCGCTGGGCCATCCTGTCGAGGTCATGGACCAGTCATTCGGTGTGCAAGCCGCCTGTGTGCGCGAGTTAGTCGAGAGTGCGGAGCCACGCTCCGCAGATGTGAGCGGCGACGAGCCGCGAACAAGCGACGCCTACGAGGCCGGCGTTCACGACGTGCCCGACGAGTTAGATCAGGAGATCGCCGAGATCAAACTCGAGGCCGAAGGCGTCGAGTTCGATGCGCTGACCGACACCCAGCGAGACTACATGGGGAGCTGGGACCACGGAACGTGA